One window of Deltaproteobacteria bacterium genomic DNA carries:
- a CDS encoding alpha/beta hydrolase, protein MTVTHRLDPELAGPLEAWHKATKGGINLHDIPAARRTMDELAAAQMAKAQPIEGVSITDRKVPGPAGAPDVFVRIYQPTDRPATLPALLWIHGGGYVLGSVERDDLLAKHLAKVGQCVVASVEYRLAPEHPFPAPVEDCYAALKWLAAQSAEFGVNTSRIAIGGASAGSGLAAGLALLTRDRAEVELAFQLLIYPMIDDRNIAPANATVPDTLVWTRENNLMGWRALLGCEPGGADVSPYAAASRATDLKGLPPAYIPVGDLDLFLDENITYAQRLLAAGVPTELHVYPGAFHGFNGFVPGAAISRRFNAERDNTLKRMLHR, encoded by the coding sequence ATGACCGTGACACATCGACTAGACCCAGAATTGGCGGGTCCGCTTGAAGCTTGGCATAAGGCAACCAAAGGCGGAATTAACCTGCACGATATTCCAGCAGCGCGGAGGACGATGGATGAACTCGCTGCCGCCCAAATGGCCAAGGCGCAGCCAATCGAGGGCGTCAGCATTACGGACAGAAAGGTGCCTGGTCCGGCGGGGGCTCCGGATGTCTTTGTGCGCATCTATCAGCCAACGGACCGACCGGCCACGTTACCTGCCCTGCTGTGGATTCATGGCGGTGGCTATGTCCTGGGCAGCGTCGAACGCGACGATTTGTTAGCCAAGCATTTAGCCAAAGTCGGGCAGTGCGTGGTGGCGTCGGTCGAGTATCGGCTTGCTCCTGAGCACCCTTTTCCCGCGCCCGTCGAGGATTGTTACGCCGCGCTCAAGTGGCTGGCCGCCCAGAGCGCCGAATTCGGGGTGAATACGTCACGTATCGCCATCGGTGGCGCGAGTGCCGGCAGTGGACTCGCGGCTGGCCTCGCTCTGCTGACCCGTGATCGGGCTGAAGTGGAGCTGGCCTTTCAACTGCTTATCTATCCCATGATCGACGACCGCAATATCGCCCCTGCCAACGCGACCGTCCCGGACACCTTGGTGTGGACCCGAGAAAATAACCTGATGGGCTGGAGAGCCCTGCTTGGATGTGAGCCCGGCGGCGCAGACGTGTCTCCCTATGCCGCTGCCTCGCGCGCGACGGACCTGAAGGGTTTGCCGCCGGCGTATATTCCAGTGGGCGACCTCGACTTGTTCTTGGACGAGAACATTACCTACGCGCAGCGGCTGTTGGCGGCTGGCGTTCCAACCGAACTCCATGTGTATCCAGGTGCCTTCCACGGCTTCAATGGGTTCGTGCCTGGTGCAGCAATCTCGCGGCGTTTTAATGCCGAGCGCGACAACACACTGAAGCGCATGCTCCACCGTTGA
- a CDS encoding CoA transferase, translating into MQNGILSGLRVIDCGTYVAGPASTTIMSDFGAEVVKIERPQGGDLYRFMADLPGFAKADVNWAWILTSRNKKSVALDLSAPRGREALIRLVKTADVFVTNYQHPLLEKFQLTWEHLQPENERLIYAHLTGYGDAGEDADAPAFDALAYWARSGLMMSVVGLDGTPAGPRPGMGDHPTSVSLFGAIMLGLYHRERTGRGVKVGTSLMASGAWANACDLQAKFCKAEFPQRGADGTPPNPLAAGYLSRDRKAFLVVLLDPDKEFPNLCRALGYEELATNPLFATTKDRAENASALFAILQGQFESRELAEWRVLFKQADIKWAPLPKLEEVVDDPQMRAAGAFVDIDSPGHGKLLTVNSPIFTSAGEKRTPTTAPQLGAHTNEVLRDLGYDEATIADLIRDGVAAVGD; encoded by the coding sequence ATGCAAAATGGAATTCTTTCGGGGCTACGTGTTATTGACTGCGGCACCTACGTCGCCGGGCCAGCGTCCACGACGATCATGTCGGATTTTGGGGCGGAGGTGGTGAAGATCGAACGCCCGCAAGGCGGGGATTTGTACCGCTTCATGGCCGATCTGCCGGGGTTTGCCAAGGCGGACGTCAACTGGGCCTGGATTCTGACGAGTCGAAATAAGAAGAGTGTGGCGCTCGACCTCAGTGCACCCCGAGGACGGGAAGCCCTCATTCGGCTGGTCAAGACGGCGGATGTCTTTGTCACCAACTACCAACATCCACTGCTCGAAAAGTTCCAGTTGACTTGGGAGCATCTTCAGCCGGAAAACGAACGCCTCATCTATGCGCATCTGACCGGCTACGGAGACGCGGGGGAAGATGCCGACGCCCCGGCCTTCGATGCGCTGGCGTATTGGGCACGCTCGGGCCTGATGATGAGCGTCGTGGGTCTGGATGGCACGCCGGCCGGGCCACGGCCAGGGATGGGCGATCACCCGACCTCCGTGTCCCTCTTCGGCGCGATCATGCTCGGCCTCTATCACCGTGAACGCACCGGGCGCGGTGTAAAGGTCGGAACATCGCTGATGGCAAGTGGAGCGTGGGCGAATGCGTGCGACCTGCAAGCCAAATTCTGCAAGGCGGAGTTTCCCCAGCGCGGCGCCGACGGGACACCGCCTAATCCGCTGGCTGCAGGGTATCTGAGCCGTGATCGCAAGGCATTCCTGGTCGTGCTGCTCGATCCTGATAAAGAATTTCCCAATCTCTGCCGAGCGCTCGGCTACGAGGAACTGGCGACCAACCCGTTGTTTGCGACCACCAAGGACAGAGCAGAGAATGCGTCGGCGTTATTCGCGATTCTGCAAGGGCAGTTCGAATCGCGCGAGCTCGCCGAATGGCGGGTGCTCTTCAAGCAGGCGGACATCAAATGGGCGCCGTTGCCAAAACTGGAAGAGGTCGTGGACGACCCGCAGATGCGCGCCGCCGGCGCTTTTGTTGATATAGACTCTCCCGGGCATGGCAAACTGCTAACGGTCAACAGCCCCATTTTTACTTCAGCCGGAGAAAAACGAACGCCAACGACCGCGCCGCAGCTTGGTGCGCATACCAACGAGGTGTTACGCGATCTTGGGTATGACGAAGCGACGATTGCCGATCTCATCCGTGACGGGGTAGCGGCGGTGGGCGACTAA